In Diorhabda sublineata isolate icDioSubl1.1 chromosome 4, icDioSubl1.1, whole genome shotgun sequence, a single window of DNA contains:
- the LOC130443242 gene encoding probable E3 ubiquitin-protein ligase MGRN1 isoform X2, translated as MGALLTTRQHDGVEEIDIASNHAYKYPPRSGNYFGSHFIMGGERFDTPQPESYLFGENSDLNFLGSRPTPFPYPPPQPNEPTKTLKCLVNIRKESLRFVRTSSDYNKVSLDKGEYRDVELGTNTSFNIEFTFDCDVRCAITIYYFCTEDFSPNGVTYIPKDPSITSETFHYSRGSNQQFCQPSHVFNPAGYSEDELLYDVDREIIPLAIHCVTEEGPEEMRQSHTTIATVEKITDGTYLLKALKQKLFVDGLCYLLQEIYGIENKNNEKAGGDDDTEDNGSECVICMCDVRDTLILPCRHLCLCNSCADSLRYQANNCPICRAPFRALLQIRALQKCSSSNLAAISPPDGSCDNIPPGYEAVSLIEALNGPCAPRQPPAVVMPDLVETPENEHAIQAAQILNRQCERGTPTKKRGGSLDSPPSPDYSRDVNMVPTRRLEEDRNKDGKLPLLEREVDRRRKRDDVRVVNEKNDKDANLDEDSETEKLSPLLQKIDRCNKNGNSPLNMKDVVDPIDDNYIDQEEHHNNTEKIKNYGERGDESDYYTPDEPAPSSVPIYEGNNNSSLESTPQRLPGTPMSHASMRSSGDSYTSGSSTRHLLAIASTALIQDKAVNV; from the exons atgggTGCTCTACTAACTACAAGACAACACGATGGCGTGGAAGAAATCGACATTGCTTCAAATCATGCTTACAAGTATCCACCCAGATCTG gTAATTATTTTGGTAGTCATTTTATAATGGGTGGCGAACGATTTGATACACCTCAGCCCGAATCATATTTGTTTGGAGAAAATTCAGATCTTAATTTTTTAGGAAGTAGACCAACACCT ttccCATATCCTCCTCCCCAACCAAATGAACCTACAAAAACATTAAAGTGTCTAGTGAATATAAGAAAGGAGTCATTAAGATTTGTAAGAACCAGTAGTGACTATAACAAAGTTAGTTTGGACAAAGGCGAATATAGAGATGTTGAATTAGGAACAAACACCTCATTTAATATTGAATTCACTTTTGATTGTGATGTCAGATGTGCTATAACAATCTATTATTTCTGTACTGAAGATTTCTCACCAAATGGTGTTAC GTATATACCAAAAGATCCTTCAATTACTTCAGAAACGTTCCATTATAGTAGAGGTTCCAATCAACAGTTCTGTCAGCCATCTCATGTGTTTAATCCTGCCGGGTACAGTGAAGATGAACTTTTGTATGATGTAGATAGGGAAATTATACCTTTAGCCATTCATTGCGTTACAGAAGAAGGACCAG AGGAAATGCGTCAAAGCCATACTACTATTGCTactgttgaaaaaataacagaTGGGACATATCTTTTAAAGGcgctgaaacaaaaattatttgtggATGGATTGTGTTATCTCCTACAAGAAATTTATggaatcgaaaataaaaataacgaaaag GCCGGTGGTGATGACGATACGGAAGACAATGGTTCTGAATGTGTTATTTGTATGTGCGATGTTCGTGATACTTTAATTTTACCATGTCGTCATCTTTGTCTCTGTAATTCATGTGCTGATTCACTGAGATACCAAGCAAATAATTGTCCGATATGTAGAGCGCCTTTTAGAGCTTTACTACAAATAAGAGCACTGCAAAAATGTTCTTCTTCGAATTTAGCAGCGATTAGTCCACCTGAT GGTAGTTGTGATAATATACCACCCGGATATGAAGCAGTTTCTCTCATTGAAGCCCTTAATGGGCCTTGTGCACCCCGACAACCTCCAGCAGTTGTTATGCCAGATCTGGTAGAAACCCCTGAAAATGAACATGCCATACAAGCTGCTCAAATTTTAAACAG ACAATGTGAACGTGGTACGCCTACAAAAAAGAGAGGGGGAAGTTTGGATTCGCCTCCTAGTCCAGATTATAGCCGGGATGTTAATATGGTACCCACTAGACGCTTAGAAGAAGACAGAAATAAAGATGGAAAGTTACCATTATTGGAAAGGGAAGTGGATAGGAGGAGGAAAAGAGATGATGTAAGAGttgttaatgaaaaaaatgacaaaGATGCT aatttggaCGAAGACAgcgaaactgaaaaattatctCCTCTGTTGCAAAAAATTGACAGGTGTAATAAAAATGGTAATTCACCTTTAAATATGAAAGATGTCGTTGATCCTATCGACGATAATTATATTGATCAAGAGGAACATCAcaataatacagaaaaaattaaaaattatg gTGAAAGGGGTGACGAATCAGATTATTACACACCAGACGAACCGGCGCCTTCTTCCGTCCCAATATACGAGGGTAACAACAACAGTTCATTAGAGAGTACACCTCAACGCTTACCAGGTACTCCGATGTCGCATGCCAGTATGCGCAGTAGCGGTGATAGTTATACAAGCGGTTCTAGTACACGCCATTTATTAGCAATTGCCAGTACAGCGCTCATACAAGATAAAGCTGttaatgtttaa
- the LOC130442559 gene encoding mediator of RNA polymerase II transcription subunit 9, translating to MDIEEQRIENNNKILNVEDLNIEILPIIYDIIKGVDKDNHHDNSAKTRDSQDCSQKVLELQKRLDQARAEIRMLPGIDYSKEQQLNHLEALKTQLRLKQELLQKYRFMYPFDLQKS from the exons ATGGACATTGAGGAACAAaggattgaaaataataataaaattctgaaCGTAGAAGATCTCAACATAGAAATATTGCCtataatttatgatattattAAAGG TGTCGATAAAGATAATCATCACGACAATTCCGCAAAGACTAGGGATTCGCAAGATTGTTCACAAAAAGTATTGGAGTTGCAAAAACGATTAGATCAAGCACGTGCTGAG ATACGTATGCTGCCTGGTATAGACTACAGTAAAGAACAACAACTAAATCATCTGGAAGCTCTGAAAACACAATTACGACTCAAACAAGAATTACTTCAGAAGTACCGTTTTATGTATCCATTTGATCTACAAAAGTCCTAA
- the LOC130442560 gene encoding protein NCBP2AS2 homolog, which produces MIFRFLMRLIANNEQLVNRLSESYPMRKAAQIAVRIMFSGKNFIEEQRLHEKLNPEQFRSLMRDVASNFQNQIKQAQDNIRKKMK; this is translated from the coding sequence ATGATATTTCGGTTTCTAATGAGGCTAATAGCTAATAATGAACAGTTGGTCAATAGACTTAGTGAATCTTACCCGATGCGAAAAGCAGCACAAATAGCCGTTAGAATAATGTTTTCAggaaaaaactttatagaaGAACAAAGActacatgaaaaattaaatcCCGAACAATTTAGAAGTTTGATGAGAGATGTAGCATCTaactttcaaaatcaaattaaacaaGCCCAGGATAATATAAGGAAGAAAATGAAATGA
- the LOC130443242 gene encoding E3 ubiquitin-protein ligase MGRN1 isoform X1 — MGALLTTRQHDGVEEIDIASNHAYKYPPRSGMLSSMKLFQQFNYKYFPGNYFGSHFIMGGERFDTPQPESYLFGENSDLNFLGSRPTPFPYPPPQPNEPTKTLKCLVNIRKESLRFVRTSSDYNKVSLDKGEYRDVELGTNTSFNIEFTFDCDVRCAITIYYFCTEDFSPNGVTYIPKDPSITSETFHYSRGSNQQFCQPSHVFNPAGYSEDELLYDVDREIIPLAIHCVTEEGPEEMRQSHTTIATVEKITDGTYLLKALKQKLFVDGLCYLLQEIYGIENKNNEKAGGDDDTEDNGSECVICMCDVRDTLILPCRHLCLCNSCADSLRYQANNCPICRAPFRALLQIRALQKCSSSNLAAISPPDGSCDNIPPGYEAVSLIEALNGPCAPRQPPAVVMPDLVETPENEHAIQAAQILNRQCERGTPTKKRGGSLDSPPSPDYSRDVNMVPTRRLEEDRNKDGKLPLLEREVDRRRKRDDVRVVNEKNDKDANLDEDSETEKLSPLLQKIDRCNKNGNSPLNMKDVVDPIDDNYIDQEEHHNNTEKIKNYGERGDESDYYTPDEPAPSSVPIYEGNNNSSLESTPQRLPGTPMSHASMRSSGDSYTSGSSTRHLLAIASTALIQDKAVNV; from the exons atgggTGCTCTACTAACTACAAGACAACACGATGGCGTGGAAGAAATCGACATTGCTTCAAATCATGCTTACAAGTATCCACCCAGATCTGGTATGCTATCAtctatgaaattatttcaacaattcaattataaatattttccaggTAATTATTTTGGTAGTCATTTTATAATGGGTGGCGAACGATTTGATACACCTCAGCCCGAATCATATTTGTTTGGAGAAAATTCAGATCTTAATTTTTTAGGAAGTAGACCAACACCT ttccCATATCCTCCTCCCCAACCAAATGAACCTACAAAAACATTAAAGTGTCTAGTGAATATAAGAAAGGAGTCATTAAGATTTGTAAGAACCAGTAGTGACTATAACAAAGTTAGTTTGGACAAAGGCGAATATAGAGATGTTGAATTAGGAACAAACACCTCATTTAATATTGAATTCACTTTTGATTGTGATGTCAGATGTGCTATAACAATCTATTATTTCTGTACTGAAGATTTCTCACCAAATGGTGTTAC GTATATACCAAAAGATCCTTCAATTACTTCAGAAACGTTCCATTATAGTAGAGGTTCCAATCAACAGTTCTGTCAGCCATCTCATGTGTTTAATCCTGCCGGGTACAGTGAAGATGAACTTTTGTATGATGTAGATAGGGAAATTATACCTTTAGCCATTCATTGCGTTACAGAAGAAGGACCAG AGGAAATGCGTCAAAGCCATACTACTATTGCTactgttgaaaaaataacagaTGGGACATATCTTTTAAAGGcgctgaaacaaaaattatttgtggATGGATTGTGTTATCTCCTACAAGAAATTTATggaatcgaaaataaaaataacgaaaag GCCGGTGGTGATGACGATACGGAAGACAATGGTTCTGAATGTGTTATTTGTATGTGCGATGTTCGTGATACTTTAATTTTACCATGTCGTCATCTTTGTCTCTGTAATTCATGTGCTGATTCACTGAGATACCAAGCAAATAATTGTCCGATATGTAGAGCGCCTTTTAGAGCTTTACTACAAATAAGAGCACTGCAAAAATGTTCTTCTTCGAATTTAGCAGCGATTAGTCCACCTGAT GGTAGTTGTGATAATATACCACCCGGATATGAAGCAGTTTCTCTCATTGAAGCCCTTAATGGGCCTTGTGCACCCCGACAACCTCCAGCAGTTGTTATGCCAGATCTGGTAGAAACCCCTGAAAATGAACATGCCATACAAGCTGCTCAAATTTTAAACAG ACAATGTGAACGTGGTACGCCTACAAAAAAGAGAGGGGGAAGTTTGGATTCGCCTCCTAGTCCAGATTATAGCCGGGATGTTAATATGGTACCCACTAGACGCTTAGAAGAAGACAGAAATAAAGATGGAAAGTTACCATTATTGGAAAGGGAAGTGGATAGGAGGAGGAAAAGAGATGATGTAAGAGttgttaatgaaaaaaatgacaaaGATGCT aatttggaCGAAGACAgcgaaactgaaaaattatctCCTCTGTTGCAAAAAATTGACAGGTGTAATAAAAATGGTAATTCACCTTTAAATATGAAAGATGTCGTTGATCCTATCGACGATAATTATATTGATCAAGAGGAACATCAcaataatacagaaaaaattaaaaattatg gTGAAAGGGGTGACGAATCAGATTATTACACACCAGACGAACCGGCGCCTTCTTCCGTCCCAATATACGAGGGTAACAACAACAGTTCATTAGAGAGTACACCTCAACGCTTACCAGGTACTCCGATGTCGCATGCCAGTATGCGCAGTAGCGGTGATAGTTATACAAGCGGTTCTAGTACACGCCATTTATTAGCAATTGCCAGTACAGCGCTCATACAAGATAAAGCTGttaatgtttaa